A region of Streptomyces paludis DNA encodes the following proteins:
- a CDS encoding arylamine N-acetyltransferase family protein, producing MDEHVIDAYLDRIGATRPGRADADGLRRLHERHVLSVPFETIAFYTGEPIGHSMDAVRKVVDDHRGGSCFELNSAFGLLLRGLGYQVETIWGRIHRAAGPDRRTGHMALRVRTPSAVWLVDVGHSNNSRRPLRLDLRTPQGDPHGTYLLTAAEEGDIDVSVDGRLLYRMETRARDEDYGEAVLWWYRTSPESPFTKRPVCVRPTESGRYSLKGTRFTSEENGSERVRDIETDAELIEIYKRYFGIGLNTLPVRAADPCGHCGKGQHRE from the coding sequence ATGGACGAACATGTGATCGACGCCTATCTCGACCGCATCGGTGCGACGAGACCGGGACGCGCGGACGCGGACGGCCTCCGCCGCCTCCACGAGCGGCACGTGCTGTCCGTCCCGTTCGAGACGATCGCCTTCTACACCGGCGAGCCGATCGGCCACTCGATGGACGCGGTCAGGAAGGTCGTGGACGATCACCGCGGCGGATCCTGTTTCGAGCTGAACTCCGCCTTCGGTCTGCTGCTGCGGGGGCTCGGATACCAGGTCGAGACCATCTGGGGGCGCATCCACAGAGCGGCCGGCCCGGACCGGCGGACCGGCCACATGGCGCTCCGGGTGCGGACACCGAGTGCGGTCTGGCTGGTCGACGTCGGCCACTCGAACAACAGCAGACGGCCCCTGCGTCTGGACCTGCGGACACCGCAGGGAGATCCGCACGGCACCTATCTGCTGACCGCGGCCGAAGAGGGCGACATCGACGTCTCGGTCGACGGCCGGCTGCTGTACCGCATGGAGACCAGGGCCCGGGACGAGGACTACGGCGAAGCCGTGCTGTGGTGGTACCGCACCTCCCCGGAATCGCCCTTCACCAAGAGGCCGGTCTGTGTGCGGCCCACGGAGAGCGGCAGGTACTCCCTGAAGGGCACCCGCTTCACCAGTGAGGAGAACGGCAGCGAGCGTGTCCGGGACATCGAGACCGACGCGGAGCTGATCGAGATCTACAAAAGGTACTTCGGCATCGGGCTGAACACGCTTCCGGTCCGGGCCGCCGATCCGTGCGGGCACTGCGGTAAAGGGCAACACCGAGAGTGA
- a CDS encoding FAD-dependent monooxygenase: protein MVQRTKSLNVAVVGAGITGLTLAAALRRAGVDCEVYERTPAFGRIGAGIQLAPNATRLLHQLGLADPLSRVAVRSTAIEVRSGETGALSGRVPLDDCEDRFGAPYCLLTRADLHSLLASAVPEGTVRFGKACQSLDETPEGVEIRFTDGTSARADVVVGADGIRSGVRQGRVRDEPVYSGLSVHRGLVPTDRLPSFFGEPRSTLWSGEGKHFVSYPVAAGRLVNFVATLPARQWHAESWSEPGEVADVAAAFADWDEALHTLITAAESVTRWALHTRNADLPWSTHRTTLAGDAAHPMLPFMAQGANQGIEDAFALASALAGGDPTDPAGALRRYEHARRPRALMVQQMSAGAARSFHAPDGDTTVVDALGALTDLFAHDAELLEPSP, encoded by the coding sequence TTGGTACAGAGAACGAAGAGCTTAAATGTCGCCGTCGTCGGAGCGGGCATCACCGGCCTGACCCTTGCCGCGGCGCTGCGCCGGGCCGGTGTCGACTGCGAGGTCTACGAGAGGACGCCGGCGTTCGGCCGGATCGGCGCGGGCATCCAGCTCGCGCCCAACGCGACGCGTCTCCTGCACCAGCTCGGTCTGGCGGACCCCCTCTCCCGCGTGGCGGTGCGGTCGACGGCCATCGAGGTACGCAGCGGGGAGACGGGCGCGCTGTCGGGCCGTGTCCCCCTGGACGACTGCGAGGACCGGTTCGGTGCGCCGTACTGTCTGCTCACCCGGGCCGACCTGCACAGCCTGCTGGCCTCAGCGGTGCCGGAGGGAACCGTGCGGTTCGGCAAGGCATGCCAGTCGTTGGATGAGACGCCGGAAGGCGTGGAGATCCGGTTCACCGACGGAACCTCGGCCCGGGCGGACGTCGTCGTCGGTGCGGACGGCATCCGGTCCGGGGTCCGGCAGGGGCGTGTGCGGGACGAACCCGTCTACTCCGGGCTCAGCGTCCACCGCGGGCTGGTGCCGACGGACCGCCTGCCGTCGTTCTTCGGCGAACCCCGGTCGACCCTGTGGTCCGGGGAAGGGAAGCACTTCGTCAGCTACCCGGTCGCGGCGGGCCGGCTGGTCAACTTCGTGGCCACCCTGCCCGCGCGGCAGTGGCACGCGGAATCGTGGTCCGAACCGGGCGAGGTGGCGGACGTCGCCGCCGCCTTCGCCGACTGGGACGAAGCCCTGCACACCCTGATCACCGCCGCCGAGTCCGTCACCCGCTGGGCACTGCACACCAGGAACGCCGACCTGCCGTGGAGCACCCACCGGACGACGCTGGCCGGCGATGCCGCCCACCCCATGCTCCCGTTCATGGCGCAGGGCGCCAACCAGGGCATCGAGGACGCCTTCGCCCTGGCGTCGGCCCTGGCCGGCGGCGATCCCACCGACCCGGCGGGCGCGCTGCGGAGGTACGAACACGCCAGACGCCCACGTGCCCTGATGGTCCAGCAGATGTCGGCGGGCGCCGCCCGGAGCTTCCACGCACCGGACGGTGACACGACCGTCGTCGACGCTCTCGGCGCCTTGACGGACCTCTTCGCCCATGACGCGGAACTGCTTGAGCCGAGCCCATGA
- a CDS encoding 3-dehydroquinate synthase II: MKLTWVDIRTADNKAAILEEALHQRVDGLVSDSAADFDGLPPTVKKVLFPKGSGLPAELGQTDIVIVGPDEQASPEQLAAAHSGVEFGRFVEVTDQPTLEDACQAARTFPWSLVLFRDPTKIPLEIVIAAAAQATGSLITVAHDVQEAEIIFGVLEHGADGVMLAPKAVGDATALKAASVVDSPSLDLVELTVTETTHVGMGERACVDTCTYFREDEGILVGSHSKGMVLCVSETHPLPYMPTRPFRVNAGAIHSYTLSQHERTHYLSELKSGSKVIAVDVRGRTRVVTVGRVKIESRPLISVDAVAPNGQAVNLILQDDWHVRVLGPGGAVLNSTELKPGDTILGYLPSADRHVGYPINEFCLEK; the protein is encoded by the coding sequence GTGAAGCTCACCTGGGTTGACATCCGTACCGCCGACAACAAGGCGGCGATTCTGGAGGAAGCGCTGCACCAACGGGTCGACGGGTTGGTGTCCGACAGCGCCGCCGACTTCGACGGCCTGCCGCCGACGGTGAAGAAGGTCCTGTTCCCCAAGGGGTCGGGGCTGCCGGCCGAACTCGGGCAGACCGACATCGTCATCGTCGGTCCCGACGAGCAGGCGTCGCCGGAGCAGTTGGCCGCGGCGCACTCCGGGGTGGAGTTCGGCCGGTTCGTCGAGGTCACCGACCAGCCGACGCTGGAGGATGCCTGCCAGGCGGCACGCACCTTCCCGTGGAGCCTGGTTCTGTTCCGCGACCCGACGAAGATCCCGCTGGAGATCGTCATCGCCGCCGCGGCGCAGGCGACGGGCAGCCTGATCACCGTCGCGCACGACGTGCAGGAGGCGGAGATCATCTTCGGTGTGCTGGAGCACGGCGCCGACGGCGTCATGCTCGCCCCGAAGGCCGTGGGTGATGCGACGGCACTGAAGGCCGCCTCCGTGGTCGACAGCCCGAGTCTGGACCTGGTGGAACTCACCGTCACCGAGACCACCCACGTCGGAATGGGGGAGCGGGCATGCGTCGACACCTGCACCTACTTCCGCGAGGACGAGGGCATCCTGGTGGGTTCGCATTCCAAGGGGATGGTGTTGTGCGTCAGTGAGACCCACCCGCTGCCGTACATGCCGACCCGGCCTTTCCGGGTCAACGCGGGTGCCATCCACTCGTACACCCTGTCCCAGCACGAGCGCACCCACTACCTCAGCGAGCTGAAGTCGGGCAGCAAGGTGATCGCCGTCGACGTGCGGGGCCGGACCCGTGTCGTCACCGTGGGGCGGGTCAAGATCGAGAGCCGTCCGCTCATCTCCGTCGACGCCGTGGCCCCGAACGGGCAGGCGGTCAACCTGATCCTTCAGGACGACTGGCACGTCCGGGTCCTCGGCCCCGGCGGCGCCGTACTCAACAGCACCGAACTCAAGCCGGGCGACACGATCCTGGGATACCTGCCCTCGGCCGACCGGCACGTGGGGTACCCGATCAACGAATTCTGCCTGGAGAAGTGA